Proteins from one Catenulispora sp. EB89 genomic window:
- a CDS encoding CHAT domain-containing protein, with amino-acid sequence MHSARIRVDGLDQSRGGYPVFVHQWGNGDEPDPSPTGGLLLAASLPPPGAPNHTLDQWMQGQLWTRQLRIKNAEQIGDILGKLLVEVVPEATRSLLVCPRCAGEGGQPHSRVYLDVKGDLSRLPWELTRIDDEFVFGRRGHIFLREKQLGSPDAHVPPRMHPLKVLIVVGETDKEDRIRAESEIDAVYRAVNKRAALWRVKVMRVPAWSDLTRELDHFPPDIVHLIGHSAPYDDETAMVVRSDEHQGRYPLGADQLNRLFPALGSSHGPRLFILNTCNSMDMVARMDLSGRRACTVVAMQTRIEGSAATEFAQTFYAQLVDGSDVDVAAHVARHELKRRVVVDDHAWAVPVFIVSSRDHVLLPGYSAMLADSREHVNRVNVLWRTSLLDRVDEYRKLLDDHPLTGVTGIPGAGKSHLVCSYLLSCHQTGQLAVYVDFAANQARRAPRDAIAQLADEAFRQLAPELPNTDFGELIRHGRQGAELAETAALTVPEHFETVLHCLDLIADKMERDMVIALDSFDQIVDENQEDFAVQIRNVAVSASRSGSRVRVIVSCRPTGGDSAKSLADRWRDPGVPIIKVDGYPLQDLWSLYREACARYGYEWDADLGAFLLKKSQVTGAPWLHENFLAWLTAFQNSAGG; translated from the coding sequence ATGCACTCGGCACGCATCAGGGTCGACGGTCTCGATCAGAGCCGCGGCGGCTACCCGGTCTTCGTCCACCAGTGGGGCAACGGCGACGAACCCGATCCGTCTCCGACAGGAGGCTTGCTGCTTGCGGCAAGCCTCCCGCCACCGGGTGCTCCGAATCACACTCTGGATCAGTGGATGCAGGGGCAGCTGTGGACCCGCCAGCTGCGGATCAAAAACGCTGAGCAGATCGGGGACATTCTGGGGAAGCTGCTCGTCGAAGTCGTGCCGGAGGCGACCCGGTCGCTCCTCGTCTGTCCGCGCTGTGCGGGGGAAGGCGGACAGCCGCACTCCCGGGTCTATCTCGACGTCAAAGGGGATCTCAGCAGGCTTCCATGGGAGCTGACGCGGATCGACGACGAGTTCGTGTTCGGCCGTCGCGGCCATATCTTCCTGCGAGAGAAGCAGTTGGGCTCGCCGGATGCACACGTTCCGCCCCGCATGCACCCCTTGAAGGTGCTGATCGTCGTCGGCGAGACGGACAAAGAGGACCGGATTCGCGCAGAGAGCGAGATAGACGCCGTCTATCGCGCCGTGAACAAACGTGCTGCTCTGTGGCGTGTGAAGGTCATGCGCGTGCCGGCCTGGAGCGATCTCACGAGAGAACTAGACCACTTCCCTCCGGACATCGTGCACCTGATCGGCCACTCCGCGCCGTACGATGACGAGACGGCGATGGTTGTGCGCTCTGATGAACATCAGGGGCGCTATCCGTTGGGCGCGGACCAACTCAACAGGCTGTTTCCCGCGCTGGGGAGTTCGCACGGGCCCCGCCTGTTCATTCTCAACACGTGCAATTCCATGGACATGGTGGCGCGCATGGACCTGAGCGGGCGGCGCGCGTGCACGGTCGTGGCCATGCAGACCCGCATCGAGGGCAGCGCGGCGACAGAATTCGCGCAGACGTTCTACGCGCAGCTGGTCGACGGCTCGGACGTGGATGTCGCGGCGCACGTCGCCCGGCACGAGCTCAAGCGACGCGTTGTGGTGGACGACCACGCGTGGGCCGTCCCGGTCTTCATCGTCAGCTCGCGGGACCACGTCCTGCTCCCCGGCTACTCCGCGATGCTCGCCGACAGCCGAGAACACGTGAACCGTGTGAACGTCCTGTGGCGCACATCGTTGCTCGACCGGGTGGACGAGTACCGGAAGCTGCTCGACGACCACCCGCTGACCGGCGTGACGGGGATCCCCGGGGCGGGCAAGAGCCATCTGGTCTGCTCCTATCTCCTGAGCTGCCACCAGACCGGCCAGCTCGCCGTCTACGTCGACTTCGCCGCAAACCAGGCGCGGCGCGCGCCGAGAGACGCCATAGCGCAGCTGGCGGATGAAGCCTTCCGGCAGCTCGCGCCCGAGCTTCCGAACACGGATTTCGGGGAACTGATACGGCATGGGCGCCAGGGGGCGGAGCTCGCCGAAACCGCCGCACTGACCGTTCCCGAACACTTCGAGACCGTTCTGCACTGCCTGGATCTGATCGCCGACAAGATGGAGCGGGACATGGTGATCGCGCTCGACAGCTTCGATCAGATCGTGGACGAGAACCAGGAGGACTTCGCCGTCCAGATCCGTAACGTGGCCGTCAGTGCGTCGCGGTCCGGGAGCCGGGTCCGGGTGATCGTCTCCTGCCGGCCGACCGGCGGCGATTCCGCCAAGTCGCTGGCCGACCGCTGGCGGGATCCCGGCGTGCCGATCATCAAGGTCGACGGCTACCCGCTCCAGGACCTGTGGTCCTTGTACCGTGAGGCGTGCGCCAGATATGGGTACGAATGGGACGCGGACCTGGGCGCCTTTCTGCTGAAGAAAAGCCAGGTCACCGGTGCGCCCTGGCTCCACGAGAATTTCTTGGCCTGGCTCACGGCCTTCCAGAATTCCGCAGGGGGGTGA